The Laribacter hongkongensis DSM 14985 sequence CGTCGGCGTGGCAGTGGTCCTGACCCTGACCGCCACCCTGTTCGCCTCGTGGGCGTGGGGCTTCACCCTCAACCGGGTGTCGCTGTTCGCGCTGATCTTTTCGATCGGCATCCTGGTCGACGACGCCATCGTGGTGGTGGAAAACATCCACCGCCACCGCCTGCTCGACCCGGAAGCCCCGCTGGTCACGCTGATCCCGCGTGCGGTGGACGAGGTGGGTGGCCCGACCATCCTTGCCACCTTCACCGTCATTGCTGCCCTGCTGCCGATGGCCTTTGTTTCCGGGCTGATGGGGCCGTACATGAGCCCGATCCCGATCAATGCCTCGATGGGCATGCTGATCTCGCTCGGCGTGGCCTTCGTCATCACCCCGTGGCTGGCACTCAAGTGGCTGCCGCACCGGTTCGAGGCCCACGCCGGCATGGCCGGCCGCCTGCTGCCGCTGACCCGCCGCCTGTTCGCGCCGTTCCTGGATGACCGCACCGGCACCCGCGCCCGCCGCCTCCTGGGATTCGGCGTGGCCGGCCTGATCGCGGTGTCGCTGCTGCTGCCGGTGTCCGGGCTGGTGGTGCTGAAAATGCTGCCGTTCGACAACAAGTCGGAATTCCAGGTAGTGGTCGACCTGCCGGCCGGTACGCCGGTGGAGGAAACCGCGGCCACCCTGCGCGAAATGAGCGCCTGGCTGGCCACCCAGCCGGAAGTGGTCAACTGGCAGGCCTATGCCGGCACCGCGGCGCCGATCAACTTCAACGGACTGGTGCGCCAGTACGGCCTGCGGGCCGGCGGCGAAGTCGGCGACATCCAGGTCAACCTGGCCGACCGCCACGAGCGCCACGCCAAGAGCCACGACATCGCCCGCCGGGTGCGGCCGGCACTGGAGGCCATCGCGGCCCGCCACGGCGCGCGGGTCAAGGTGGTGGAAGTGCCGCCGGGTCCGCCGGTGCTGTCGCCGATCGTGACCGAAATCTACGGCCCGTCAGCCGCCGGCCGCGATGCGCTGGCCGGGCAGATCCGCCAGCTGTTCACGCAGCAGGACGGTGTGGTGGACATCGACAGTACCGTCAATCCGCCGGCCGCCAGGCGCGTGCTGGTGGTCAACCAGGCCGAAGCCGCCCGCCGCGGCGTACCGCAGGCCGAAATCGTCGCCACGCTGGCCGCCGCCCTCAACGGCGACAATGCCACCTGGCTGCACGGTGCCGGCAAGTATCCGGTGCCGGCACAGCTGCGCCTGCCCGTGTCTGCCCGCGGCAACGACGAAGCCCTGCTGGCGCTGACCGTGCGCGCCGCCAGCGGCGAACTGGTGCCGGTGCGCGAGCTGGTGACGGCCGAGCCCGGCACGGTGGACCAGCCGCGCTGGCGCAAGGACGGCCTGCCGCTGGCGATGGTGGTGGGCGACATGGCCGGCCAGACCGACAGTCCGCTCTACGCCATGTTCGGCATGCGCGGCGCCATCAGTGCGCTGACCGCGCCGGACGGCGGCCCGGTGGCCGAATACTTCATCCGCCAGCCGGACGACGCCTGGCGCGGCTACGCCATCAAGTGGGACGGCGAGTGGCAGATCACCTACGAAACCTTCCGCGACATGGGTGCGGCCTACGCTGTCGGCCTGGTGCTGATCTACCTCCTGGTGGTGGCGCACTTCGGCAGCTATCTGGTGCCGCTGGTGATCATGGCGCCGATCCCGCTGACCCTGATCGGGGTGATGCCGGGCCATGCCCTGCTCGGGGCACCGTTCACCGCCACCTCGATGATCGGCATGATCGCGCTGGCCGGCATCATCGTGCGCAACTCGATCCTGCTGGTGGATTTCATCCGCGAGGAAGTGGCGCGCGGCGTGCCGTTCAAGGAAGCCGTGGTGGACTCGGCCGCCACCCGGGCCCAGCCGATCGCGCTGACCGCGCTGGCTGCCATGCTGGGCGCCCTCTTCATCCTCGACGACCCGATCTTCAACGGGCTGGCCATCTCG is a genomic window containing:
- a CDS encoding efflux RND transporter permease subunit; the protein is MRTPASMGLAGRLAAFFLQNRITPLIALLLLLLGLFAVAVTPREEEPQINVTMANVLVPFPGASAETVESLVAQPAEQVLGQISGVEHVFALSRPGLAILTVQFQVGVPRTDALVRLYDTVHSHGDWLPPGLGTLPPLIKPKGIDDVPVVAVTLFARDPQQGAYALERVAHSIEGDLQRVAGVREVTTLGGPGRAIGIELDPARLKAARLTVSDLRRALQGANAALPAGELIANNRSLTIETGPFLDSARAVEKLVVGVYNGRPVYLDQVARITDGPEPAVRYVWHGIKGQNGGEYPAVTLAITKKAGANAVAVADALKARLASLSGTVIPDSVGVEVVRNYGETANDKAQTLIKKLAFATALVVALVFFALGRREAAIVGVAVVLTLTATLFASWAWGFTLNRVSLFALIFSIGILVDDAIVVVENIHRHRLLDPEAPLVTLIPRAVDEVGGPTILATFTVIAALLPMAFVSGLMGPYMSPIPINASMGMLISLGVAFVITPWLALKWLPHRFEAHAGMAGRLLPLTRRLFAPFLDDRTGTRARRLLGFGVAGLIAVSLLLPVSGLVVLKMLPFDNKSEFQVVVDLPAGTPVEETAATLREMSAWLATQPEVVNWQAYAGTAAPINFNGLVRQYGLRAGGEVGDIQVNLADRHERHAKSHDIARRVRPALEAIAARHGARVKVVEVPPGPPVLSPIVTEIYGPSAAGRDALAGQIRQLFTQQDGVVDIDSTVNPPAARRVLVVNQAEAARRGVPQAEIVATLAAALNGDNATWLHGAGKYPVPAQLRLPVSARGNDEALLALTVRAASGELVPVRELVTAEPGTVDQPRWRKDGLPLAMVVGDMAGQTDSPLYAMFGMRGAISALTAPDGGPVAEYFIRQPDDAWRGYAIKWDGEWQITYETFRDMGAAYAVGLVLIYLLVVAHFGSYLVPLVIMAPIPLTLIGVMPGHALLGAPFTATSMIGMIALAGIIVRNSILLVDFIREEVARGVPFKEAVVDSAATRAQPIALTALAAMLGALFILDDPIFNGLAISLIFGILVSTVLTLLVIPLLYYIAFRSSHEGDHAPSQGETA